The Maylandia zebra isolate NMK-2024a linkage group LG4, Mzebra_GT3a, whole genome shotgun sequence genome segment AAAGTTGGAAAGGTATTAGCTTAATGttaagtgtctgtgaaggttctcagcctGTCCTTTTGGGATGTTCTTGGCTTAATGTTAAGTGGTTACCTCTGGCATGCTCACTCGTTGATATTGCCAGCGTGAACCTGCTTTCCGTCAATTCCCTGTAATTATTCCGAGACACTCTAAATGCATGTTGTGCCTCCCACCCTCTGTTTGTATTTAGATAGCATGCCCAGTACACAAATGACGTTGGTGTCCAGCCATATTGGCTCCATTTTCAGTAGCGCAATAGTAACTTTTTATTCTGATCAGAGATGATAGCAGAGCTGGGATGGATAACATTGTTTGTCTATAAAAAGGCATTGTAGATCCATGAAAATAATGTTTATCAGCCTTGTTTAACCCAAAGAATACTTTTCATTCTTGAAGCGCAATGCAGCATTATTGTTTGCCATCCACTGATTGTGCCTGTAATAGAAGCTGTCAGTTTGATCACAGCAGAGGACGGAGAGAAAGAGATGCTGTGTCATGTCTGGAGGCTGTGTTGGCTGTAAATGTAAAAGAGACAAGTCATCCCCTCTTGGGTATCTGAGTTCAGCTGGTGCACGTCGAGCACGCCTGTTTTCTGCCACAAACCCTTTCAGTGACTGCCGAGGTGTCACCTTCTGTCCTGGTCTTCATCACTTTTCTTCCTTCCAGCTGGATGATTTGCTTTACTTGTAAATAGCTCCAACTTGAATAGTCTGCATGGTGAATACAGTGGCATTTTCAATTTTAAAGTGTTGCTTCGTGAATGTTGGTAGAGTTCCACGCTAGCCGCTTTCACCTCTTATGTTGAGAAAACGCCTACTAGCTTTGTcgtaaaatgaacaaatgtgtgtaaataagcaaaaacaaaacagttgtgCAGGAAACCGGCACACACTGGTGTCTGTCATGCAAACAGACCTAAGCCACAAGTCTGCAACCTAGCTAGCACATTCCCCACATGTCAAATATGAATATTTGTGGTAGAGCGTAACCCACTTCAGGCTAGTTTTAGTGATCATGGATTGTATATTGATCTGTCACCTCACTATATATCCTGATATTTCAAGAAAATTTGTGAGGATATTTAtgatgataaagaaaaaaaagtatacatataaataaaagatgTTTTCCATCCAATATTTTTCAATGGCACTACTGTCACACTTCCTAATTTTCAATCGAAACAAGGTGCCAGCAATGACAGCATCATTAGCATGCAACAGTCATGACACAGCATAAATTAAATATAAGCTAAACTTCTAAGTAAAAGTATAAAATAGCTGCTTAAAACTTTAGTATAACAAAACCTAAAGTCCATTGACCCAGAGCCTGCATAATATtgtcacatgaaaaaaaaaaaaaatgaatagatATTTTCTACCTCTTGCTAAAAGCCCTGCTTTTCCATCATGTTACCGCATAATTTAATCCATCCAAGTAATTTCCATTCATCATTTGCTCTTCCTGTCGTACGGCGCGCAACCAGCGAGTGCTAGCGATGCTTGATTGattagtttgtttatttttgcacaTCGCCAGCTACTAGTATCTCCTCCTCCTGTGCCGTCCTAGTCTGTAACTCGTTTGTTGTTTCCACCTTTAGCAGGAAGAGTTTTCTCACATATTTTGCAAAGTGCTGCACTTTGCTGGAGGTTTTTGAGGTCGTTCTCTTTTTAGGTAACAAAATGTCATCGATTTGTAGCTCTTGTTCCCAAACGTGCTTCTCCTTGTTGTGCACATTAGGAAACGTAAACATATGATATTGCACTATAtgacacttttattttattttttacatgtaCTGAATGATGTCATGACGAAGGTCTTTATcaatacaaaacaaaagctgtaaaacttgtgAAAATACAATTAAGTCCAAAATCTATGCATTTATTCAGTTTGCAAAGCCTTCCAGTGGGCGGATTGTTGGGCGGATTCTGGCCCGTGAGCTTTGTTCGGTTTACACGATGGTTTATCAATGcaatgttatatttttaacaCTCTTAAAAGTTCTTGTCAGTTTGTTCTTGCTGCTTCTCTCAAATATTCCCCTCACTGTCTATCTAAGGATAGAAACGGATTTGGTACTCAGCAACATGAATACCAATTCCAAAACctacaggcacttttattagcAGGAAGGCTCTAAAAACCTCTTGTTCTTTGATCCCTACAGAACGGTGTGCCCCACTGGGTGAGGTGTGACACTAACACAGCATATCTCCTAACAGCAGCTTGTGAGGTATTTGTGGTcacagaaaaaagaacaaaaaaccccccagaAACAATTTTTTCTTCTGGTCCCTGTGTTATTTTTCAGACGAATTGAATGGTTGagatgttttgttaaactctcTGTGATTATTGATGTCTCTACATTCATCATTTTCTGGAAAATGGGTTGTCTTGGGGTGTGCGATTTCCTGATTTGACTGCATGTCCATTTGGGGCtgtcgtgcactgaagtttccCGGCGTGCTTGGTGATGTGCCCAATTGTCCTGTTTTGTTCAGCCAttggtgtttttctttaaatatataaacaaacaaacaaaacatatcaGGGCTTATTTAGTGTGATCGTGTCTGTTCTGAAATGTTTTAGCTTCCGTGCTATATAGGATCTGCATGGTGAAATGGGTGGCAGGGTGTAAACGTACCAAAGATACCCTCTCGGTCAACACGTCTGAAGCTGCAACACCACAAGCGAATGGCACGTCTAGTTGATTGCCCCAAATGGGCGATTTAAGCAACGGCTAAATTTGGCTTTAGCGTAAGAAAAAGGGCTTTATTTGTAATTTCTCATTAGAGCAGTGTGTTTTCTCATTGCTGTATTTATCTCAGAGGGCATCATCAGCTTGATGTCTGTTGTCCCCCGTTTGTTTGATTGAGAGATAATGTGATTTCCACTGTTTGTCCTTTGGCTGCTCCTTCCTAAATGAGATATTCAGGCCCACTAACTGAGCTGCATGGCAGATACCTATCTACTGGAGGCCATTTGTCTGCGTAATTAGtagagtatgtgtgtgagagtctgTGCTAGCCTGTTACTGAGCAACTGTGTACCTCTTGGTGGTGTCGCACTTAAACATTTGGGAATAAATTAGGGTTTTCACAAGCAATCAGAATGTTTACAGATTGCTTGATAATTGGAGTATTTTTCAAGCAGAGCAGTTttcacccctttttttttttttttttttttttttttttttttaaatttccacaCAGATTTAGGGTGCATCATGTGGCTTTTCCTCCCCCTAATGTCAGTTCACCCTCTGGTCATTCGATTGTCCGTCCAGGTCAGTGACTTCAAATGATGTGCACAGCGAGTCTGAACCCCTCCCGTCTTCCAGACAGCAGAATGCACAGAGCACAAAGAAGGCGCATCAATACTTAGTTCCGGAAATGGCCCATAAGTCATGGTTGAGACTCGGTTTATGTGTCTGCAAGTGATCTCTTGTGTTTCGGTATTGATTGGCTTGGTGCGAGAATATTGACAAGAAGTGAGAAGTTATGCTCGTCTAAGGTTTGCTGTAAAAAACTTACTGAATGCGGGTTAATTATCTCAGTGAATTTTGACTCGTAGGTTAAACTCGTAGCTATTTTTCTTTCCCCACTTCCTCCAGTGTGGCATTTGTTTATAGCTGTAAGAAATGACTGCAGGTTTAGTGAGGTTACTGTTTCATTTAGCGCGCTCCTTTTTGACCTCTTTAGTAGAAGTAaaacagcagattttttttcttttcttttgctctttttttcctgactgagagatttccttttttttttttttttttttttttttcccctccaggtTTAGAACTACTCCATAGCCTAAATACATCTGGCAAAATGGGTTATAATACCGCTTATAAAAAAGAACAACATGAGATGACTGAAGAAGTGGAGTAGCACTCACAACTGTTTGGAAACATTCCAATGTACTCGTGGTTACTGCagtatgtgtgcgtgcatgtacTGCTGCTTTTACCGAGCAGCTCACAAACACCACATCAAGGCAGGTCAGTCAACCTCATAATCTATACACATCAGTTTAGACAGCTCTAGCTTTCAAGAAGCTGTACTGTCAAACTGAAAAAATGCAGATGTGCTTCATTTGCTGTTCATCCCCGTTCCTGTCCCGCATTTTAGTGGGCTCTGTTGCAGTTAGATCATGAGTGTTGTGAAAGTTTGTTTATAAAGTCAATCCTCCCCCCTTCACCCCTGGTGCTGCGATCCAGCGGTTCCCACGCTAACTGCTGCCTTCTCAGGCCCTTTTCCACTCTCCATCTATATCTGCCACTCCCCCACCTCCTACTTGTGCGTGCATGCACTTCCGCAAATATGACAAAGCCATAAATATAGAAGGTCTTGGGTTGGATGTAAATGTGGAACTGCagcggtttttgttttttgttttttctggtaCGATGTGGTTTGGAGCTGACAATGAGAAGTCTGTCTGGTGGTCTATAGCAAGTTTCTGTATCCATATCCCTGCGATGGGCACCATAGAGCTTTTCAGCTTGATCCTGGCCTAGAGGGTGATATAGAGGAGTGGGAGGGAGGTTTTCACCATCTCCGCTTTTTTGATCCagtagttgttttgttttgtttttttctttcctgtgttTGTGCCACCCAGGAGCAACTATTCAGGAAAGAAAAGGCTGTTATTTTGGCTGGGTGTGAATATTTGGCCTTCCCTGAAACAAATCAGAACAGGCAGctacaaaaataaacacatttcagCAAAAAGTGACTTTGTTTATGTATCTTGTTGAAATCATTTGGAGTTCATGGAACGTTTTGTCATCACAACTCGGCCTCTGGTTTATCGAGCTtgcttgctttatttatttatttattttttgttgttgttttttttctacagcACCGGAATATTTCTGAGTTTTAATCGATTTCCATTTTGGCCAATAGAAAGTAATAACACAAGGTGAGTGAGCACAGGCTATGGCTGACAGAAGGCCATACGTTGCATTTGAAGCCTGGAGCCACCCGTAGCCTCTGACAGGAAACGCTGTCGCTTGCACGAGGGAGGGTGTTTCTATGGAAACCGAAGCAGGTGAAGGCATTAACAGGAAGCGGAGAAGAGACTCAGCTGGCAAAGACAGGGGGTGGAGACCGAAGAATGAGGTCAATGCATGCAAAAGCTTGCCACTTTAAACAGCTAAAATCTCTTCCAGCATAAACAGAAGTGacttaaatatgttttaaagggCTTTCTTACAAGAAAGCTAAAGTCAAGGTTAAGTGTTCCTCTTCCTGTCTTAGGTTAAGTAAACAAAGAAAACGGCACTATGAGCAAGCTAGAGAGACGCACGCTCAAGCCGGTGAGGTAAACCTTTTCTTCAGACATGCTTATGCACAACCACAGAGATTTTCCATCCACAAGTCagctgtgcatgtgtttttgatgTCTTTGTGTGGAAACCGCTTGCACTTCACTTTGTGGGCCACCATGAGAGTGCTCTTTTCATGTGTATTTTATATAATTGGACTGATGGTTAATGAGACACCCTGCTCCTGCCCTCCAGTGCATCACCTGAGGAAACAGCGGTGTCTGGCTGGCTGCCTGTGGCGGGGTTTCCTCTGTCTGAGCTCTCAGTAACGTAGAAACACAATTTTGTCAGCTGTCATAAACCTCCGGGGGCTTAAACACCACTGCCTAAGATGGGGAATACATTGTGATTTCTTTGTTGCAATAATCCAGCTCTATAGTTAGATGACAGGGGTATCATTGTTTTTGATGCATGTATAATTGTCCTTTTGTCAGTAGAAGATAGTTTTCGGTCTTGCAGTGAAGTatactttgcaaaaaaaaaaaagaaatctgtggCAGCTCTCAGTTATCTTGCCTTGATTCATGTTGGTCTGTGGTTGGTGTTTTCCTCTAAGTTATAGCGCTGTTTAAGTAAAATCCTGTGGTGGTCTactttttttttggggttttttctgcaGCGTATTTTAGAGTTCATCTCACAGAGTTTGCGCGTCATTATAGACTCAATAATTGATAGCTTCAGCTCTTGCAATTAGTGGCAACATTTGGAAttccttcatgtttttttttttttttttttcttagaattAAAGGGCTGAATGTTGACTTTCTTGGCAACATAATTTAAAATCTATACTTTAGCTGGACCATAtagattctttctttttgctttctgCTGGTTTTGAGTCAAGTTACAATTTATTGTTTGAAATCAATTTGTGTGAGTGGACACactttgaagtttttttttgttttgtttttttgactaAACAAACAATTTTGATTCGATTATGTCTGTTTCTAacttattgtgtgtttttccaggTTCCCTGGCTGATTGGATTTAAGGACCATCAATATTCATTCCAAGATTTCAAAGAAGGACTTTCCCAAAGATTCAGGTGATCTTTTTGCCACCCAGCTACCTCTTAGTGCACAACAATACCCCTGATCAGCCACCATGCCGATCTTAAAACAGCTAGTGTCGTCCTCCTCCCAGACAAAGCGTCGCTCCCGTATGGACCTGACCAGGGAGATGATCAGTGCTCCCCTGGGTGACTTTCGCCACACCATGCATGTAGGCCGCAGCGGTGATGCTTTTGGTGACACCTCCTTTCTCAGCACACGCTCAGGGGAACCCCCTCCCGAGTCCACATCCTTTCCTCGCTCTCCTCGGCCTGGACTCCTGTCACGCACCTTTAGGAGCAGCAAGCGCTCTCAGTCGGTGAACCGAGTGGACCAACAGAAAGATAGCGCCCTGGTGGTCCCCGGAGGATCACCCACCTATGTAAAAAATGCCATGTCCCTTCCCTTTCTCAATGATGAAGACGGAGGCGACAGCATGGTGACAAAGAGTTTGTCTTCAAGTCCGCTGAAGCTCCACAGCGACTTGGATGGGAGAGGTGCAGTTGCAGCTACTCGCTCTTTAGAGCTGGAAGAGCAAAGTTTTGGTGAGCTGACTGAGCTCCCAGAGAGCTCAATTCAGTACGGAGGTGGAATGAAGCATGCAGTGTCGGTTATGTCTTTCCACGTTGACCTGGGTCCGTCCATGCTGGGTGAAATCCTGGGTGTGATGGAGAAGGAGGATGATGATCTTGGCTACGAGGAGGGCAAGAGCAGCGAGGGCTGCACCTCGCCACTGCTTGGCGCCCATGGTGAGGAAGAGGTTTATGTAGAGGGTGAAAAAGATGAGGAGCATGTGGAGGCAAATGAAGAAGCAGAAGAGCTGCAGCACCAGGCATCTATGCATCTAGCCAGCTCTGTTGATCTGAGGCAGGAGGACGGAGGGCCTTACACTCCAGAGTACACTCCTGAGATACGCCCCAAACACTTGCAGCACCTAGACAGCTGCTCCATGTCCAGTTCTGGGTCTGCTGCTCTGGATGAGAAACCCAGCAGCCTGATCTTTGCAGGAGATACAGATAGCGCCACCTTCAGTGCCCCACCAGAGGAGGAGAgcaacttttcctctttcttggaggatgaagatgatgagATTCATGTATGAGAGTCtggtggaaggaaaaaaaaataagaataagctGTGGAAGTGGTTTATGCGCAACTGGCAAGTCCTTTGACAGTGTGGATTTGCAGTTAAATGGGAAGACGATACTGTAGTCAGGAACTGTGCGAATGGCCCTTTGAAGAAGATGGAGGGTTCCTCCTTTAAAGGGCTACAAAGAAAGAGTGACTGCTCCTTTAGGATGTGCCCAAACTCTGTCTGTCAGAGAGCCTTACCCTCCACTCCCTTTCTGTCAATCTGTGACTCCCTTTTGAACACCGAGGGAACTGACATGGAAGGGAACACACTTTCTGAATATGGAACATTCCAGAAGTAAGCAGGGAGTAGTGGTTAGAAAGGAACTTTTGTAGGAAAAACACTTTCCACAAGTAAAACTCAGTTCAgcctttctctttccctctctctcccctctcgcTTGATGTGTCACATGTGCTTTTTTCATTCGGTTCGCCTCTTTTCTTCACTCTGGCTGTGGGACGTCATGAGGCCTGAGCTAAACAGAAGGCCTCTGTCACAACAGGATCACTGGTGGGTGTCTTGTCACAATAAAGGGAGCTGTGGTTGTCACTGGTGTGTGAGGCCCTGCACTGAGCCTCTTTCATCTGAAGATATTATAGCAGTACCATAGATCTATCAGATTTCTTTCTCCCTTAGTATAACTTATGTATCTCAGGGTCTTTGTGACACTGTTTAAAGGGTACAATTTCCTGCTGTAAAGCTGGACCTCAAAGCCAACACCAAATTGTCTCCTTCACATAGACTCTGTGAATTGTAGAAAAGGAAGTAGAGCTAACGGAGATGCATTGGGCTGAACTAAATAGAAAGCAAGGTGTTACTACAGCAAACTGGAGGTGTGAGGAGTAGTGTAGCCCACTCTTAGTTGTCTTTTATATCTTTTCTGATGCAGTTTTCCTGATAATCTCCATTAATTAACACAAAGTGACTTTCCTTTAGTCGTGTCAAGTTCGAGTTGAAACCGAATAACCacttccttccttttttttcgTTACATCCGAGCAACTGCAGCGGTGCAAGTGATCTGTGTAGAAGATTTTCATTACTCAAGGGGACTACCTATATGTGTAAACTATTTTCACCACTACGTACGAGTAGGGCTTTAGTGTATATGTGACGGATGAATTACGTGTACCAGGAGGCACAAGTAAATCAGACACTACTAGTATTTGGTGTTAAATACCTGCTGTTTTCTCTACCTTTGTTAGAAAGAAATCTTTACTGTGTTTGTTATGTCTGGAgagtggatttaaaaaaaaaaaattaaaaataaaaataaacgtgGGGGGGAAGAAAAGAGACAGCCAGCAATGGATGCAAGAGCATTAAGAAAAGATTGCTATTTTTGTGCAAGTTGCATAGTCGTTGCAGCTCGACTGCCTTTCTTGCATCATTAAAAGCCATGGCCAGAAAGTATTGAGGCTTAGTTGGGCTGATTGACTTCACTGCCTTAACTGAAACTGACAGATGTGCcaaattatgattttttttttttcttcttcttttctctctctttgcttttgGGAGAGTCTGCCACTTACATTTCACTTCCTTCTCTCTACCAGTATTCACTGTGTAAGTTTCAGCATGCAAATTAAGATAAGTGCTATAAGGTGTGATGTCCTGAAACTGAAGAGGTTGCATAACTGGATGTATATCACTCATGCACTACAAAATACACGCAAGTAAATCCAACTGTTAATTGGGTGCGAATGAGaagttgtttgtgttttctgtgtgataTTACACCATATTTTTGTCCCCACTGTATATTTACAGCCTCTTTTCTGTACTGCTCAAAATAACCTATATTTTTCAATAAAAGCTTGAATACTTTCACTGTTTcatatttgattgtttgtttttatgtgagTACATCAAAAAGCAGTGTGTGTTAAGTGCTATCCACTCAGCAGCATTAACAAAGGAATTCCTTGAGTGCCTCGTGTTTCCTGCCATTCACCATCTCTCCAAgcagaggaaggaaggaagcaaTTCAGACCTTATTGGCCTTAGTTGTACACTTTTCttaaatatacaataaaaaaagagttttgaGTAAAGCAGTGCATGTGGAGGAGAAAAGCATCTTAACTTAAAGGCttagtttaaaaaatgttttggttagtttttttttaaagatcgtGCAGGTGTGAGAGGGGTGAAAGATGGATTCAGGGGGGAAAGTTTATCACCGAGGAGTGCTGCATTGACAAATAGCGAAGACGGGCAATTTCTCTTACCTTGGTGATTGGAGGATGGATGAGCTTTTTACTCACCTGAGACCGGGATCCTGCTCATCATCGCTGACTCAAAGCTGCTCTGTCACTCTTGATTTTAAAGGCAGTGTTTTGGCTTTTCCTGCCCTGGTGAGCCCCCTCGCAGCACGGGCAAAGTCCGGCGCGCTGTTTTGTTAACGCTCGCTGCAGACTGTTCAAGGTCTTATCCTGCATCCCTCTGCATTAAAACTGCATTCAGAAAGCAGCGCTCTGCTTCTCTTTGGTGTCTCATTTCGATTCTACTCTTTCATCTCCACTTCAGGGAATGTTTAATCTCTTTCCACTTTGAGTTTTTCATAGTCACATTATGCCAGTGTCCAATCTGCCAGAGGGCTAGAAAAAGTCATTATTCTTACACTTGTGGTAAAGCAGCCCATTTATATTGATTGTTGTGGTCAATACAAACCAGTAGTGGTATTGATCCTTCTTTTCTCTGCCTTTATAAAGTCATTATTCTTCTCTCAGATTGTTAGGATTTTTCTTTGAGAGAGACTAAATCTTCCCTGTGCACCACTTTGGCATTTGATTCTGAAAATCTCAATTTGAATTACTTCATATAACTGGGTTATATAAATGGGTGACAGTAAAGGGAAAATCGCATTGGAATGAAGTTTAGGGGTCACCAAGAACTACCTCAGTGTACCTTGCCACTGATTCCCCAAGACCCTGGAGCTCTACTGGACGTTGACGGATAATCGCTCATTTGACGTTTTCATGATGATGATAGTGACTCTATCTAGAGTCATTTCCAAAAAAGGAGTTGCAGCACACACCATCACATATGTTTAGCATAATTTTGATACTCATTGAGCCAGTAAGTAACTCTTTTATGGCTCGTGGATCAgagcctttttttttaagcttaaaATAGACAAATCACATTGGGATATAAATGTTCCATCATAGGTTAAAGGTGGATCTTTTTGAAGAGACCATTCTCTCACAGTGGACAGATGCACCTAAATGATGACAGGTTTAGGTCCGCACAGTATAATGGAGCCCCAGTTTCCCTTACTGTATGGGTCAAGGGCTCaggtttttttcctttaatttgtttccCATCTGTTTTATTATTACGATACAGCTGCCTGCTGTAAGCCGAAAAGCTGTTATTTACTGCCATCTAATGGTTGTTCGAAACTCATGCAAAAATGGGTGTGTCAGGACAAGGGCTGGTTTGACTTTGAGGGTTGTAAATACCTGTGTGGCACTGTAAACCCAAGAACGTATTAGCTGATGTTgctcttgtttttaaaaatgcattcagAAACCAAAGTCCAAAAGGAAAACATTCAAATGAGTTTTCTTGTGGGTAATCTTTTGGACGTGAGCACAATTGTTTGTCCCACACTGGAGACTGCTGATTTGTTCAGGGGGCTCAAGCCACCTCCCTCCCCCATAGAAAATCATTGTAATTTGAGTCTTGCCTTGCAGCTGTTACCCTCTCTCAAGCGCCCATTATGCAGCTTTTCATCTGCTTCGGAGGCTGTCAAATGTCATTTCCCCTTCGCTTTCAACTTTCTTTGAAAGCTGTATTTTCTTACTTGGGCCACCAATGGGAGGCGCTCATTGCCTTTAGGTTTATTAGGTTAGGAGCCTCGGCCTGGACCCACAGCCCTTTTCCGCCAAATTCCATCAGCAGACTTGCAACTCTTCCAGGAGGCTGAAGGCATGCTGAAATCTGGAAAGTATTAAACAACCTGCTGGTGAAGGGGATTGAGGAAGGGAAGGTGGGGGGTGGCTAAAGGAGTAAGAGAGAGGGgaatcaaaaaaaaaatggggAGGTGGGGGAAAATAGGAACAGAATAAAAAATTGCTCATATACCGTCTTTTGCCTGTCTCTGCTACATtcccctccccccaaaaaatcCAGACCACTCCCCAAGAAGCTACAtatgcaacattttttttcatatctgCAGCAGTATTTCgcaattcctttttttttttttttaaatgggtcATAAACAAACAGCCGTTTCTCCAGTATAGCTGtactgtggtgtgtgtgtgtgtgtgtgtgagagagagtgtgtgtggagATGTTTGCTGGAACACAAGTGGAAGGCTAGTGCCAGGGCTGAAAAGCCccaactgtgtgtttgtggttggtagcgagaatgaaaaaaaaaacaaactggatGCTATCCAGACATCCTTTCCCATGCTTCGATACGAACATCTGTGagcaaatatatacacaatgtaCAGAAGGGTGTGCTAAACTCTGCTGAGAAgatctgcttttaaaaaaatgtatagaATCGCAATCTTATTTATTAtcataaatactttttttttttttttttaagctgagTTGTC includes the following:
- the cdc42ep4a gene encoding cdc42 effector protein 4a; the encoded protein is MPILKQLVSSSSQTKRRSRMDLTREMISAPLGDFRHTMHVGRSGDAFGDTSFLSTRSGEPPPESTSFPRSPRPGLLSRTFRSSKRSQSVNRVDQQKDSALVVPGGSPTYVKNAMSLPFLNDEDGGDSMVTKSLSSSPLKLHSDLDGRGAVAATRSLELEEQSFGELTELPESSIQYGGGMKHAVSVMSFHVDLGPSMLGEILGVMEKEDDDLGYEEGKSSEGCTSPLLGAHGEEEVYVEGEKDEEHVEANEEAEELQHQASMHLASSVDLRQEDGGPYTPEYTPEIRPKHLQHLDSCSMSSSGSAALDEKPSSLIFAGDTDSATFSAPPEEESNFSSFLEDEDDEIHV